A window from Megalobrama amblycephala isolate DHTTF-2021 linkage group LG21, ASM1881202v1, whole genome shotgun sequence encodes these proteins:
- the tmc6b gene encoding transmembrane channel-like protein 6b, producing the protein MAGRVNFYSDLVTDIESPADEDGVHDSFSQLIEEQCHDLHDDFQPDFHDAIEMTSLDPEEESGDDIMHLEGPAYHRSDSEVPQQTDHLIGDRWSSDTLKVLSSMPSRTIGRSRGAIISQYYNRTMQLRRRRQSRPSIQHFPRSARPSIRGYRVETDGADFEEEEDNKRERLVNNLQNLSANDRVRMLRAMPLSLAEKKELRMLVLNKAEHSLSQSQIPCCSQLKYYIIIAVRHGWYGWMSFLSSLQLWQTALKCVGGRFGTGVLSYFIFLRTLLFFNVFLFLVTGLFLVVPQAVLPDPDQNTSVSSTWGLEVLTGTGYFSDSLLYYGYYSNHTLQRKSSCYESMTPCGSGLSYNMPLFYFFTIGAVFFVTCIILVYSMSKSFGQSFCIDKSKGLLAIKVFSSWDFKVSKKSSVKLQQANIGTQLKELVAEVNRQELKFPVLQRLWRLFVHMLAWLMCLGSTVGCMLAVFYFSEHMHNKDVKIRSGSLSNTSSSDSLLLKEASLLAVPVVVSSINLLLPGFFNAVAWMEEYDSPSVLNYVSISRNLLLKASVLGVLCYHWLGRVASKPERLGLQCWESFVGQELYRFLVMDFIFMLLDTFFGEFLWRLFSQKALKRKRKPVFDIARNVLELIYGQTLAWLGVLFSPLLPVVQIIKLLFLFYMKKVSLMMNCQASGKPWRASQMTTIFITLLCFPSFLGAAVCVTYTMWTMKPSDGCGPFRGLRTMFQAGKRWVQQLAEVNPKLSWLVSAHTYLVENPFFLFLCAGIFLIVIYFHSQVVDGQRKIIELLQEQIENEGEDKKFLITRLQDIHERKRVVSPRRVRGASEDSSYS; encoded by the exons ATGGCCGGCAGGGTCAATTTTTACTCGGATCTGGTCACTGATATAGA AAGTCCAGCTGATGAAGATGGGGTTCATGATTCATTCAGTCAGCTGATTGAGGAACAGTGTCATGACCTTCATGATGACTTTCAACCTGACTTTCATGATGCCATAGAGATGACCTCGCTGGACCCGGAGGAGGAGAGCGGAG ATGACATCATGCATCTGGAGGGTCCAGCGTACCATCGGTCTGACAGCGAGGTGCCGCAGCAGACGGATCATTTGATAGGAGATCGCTGGTCATCTGACACACTGAAAGTCCTGTCCTCGATGCCCAGCCGCACCATTG GTCGCAGTCGAGGAGCGATCATCTCTCAGTATTACAACCGCACCATGCAGCTGCGCAGACGCAGGCAGAGCAGACCCTCCATACAACACTTCCCTCGGTCTGCGCGTCCCAGCATACGCGGTTACCGCGTGGAAACGGACGGAGCCGATTTTGAGGAGGAGGAAG ATAATAAGAGGGAGCGTTTAGTGAATAATCTGCAGAATCTGTCAGCGAATGATCGTGTGCGCATGTTGAGAGCGATGCCACTGAGTCTCGCTGAGAAGAAAGAGCTCAG GATGTTGGTGTTGAATAAAGCCGAACACTCTCTGTCTCAGAGTCAGATTCCCTGCTGCAGTCAGCTCAAGTATTACATCATCATT gcGGTGAGACACGGATGGTACGGCTGGATGTCGTTCCTGTCCTCGCTGCAGTTGTGGCAAACGGCTCTGAAGTGTGTCGGCGGTCGCTTCGGGACGGGCGTTCTGTCGTATTTCATCTTCCTCCGAACGCTCCTCTTCTTCAACGTCTTCCTGTTCCTGGTCACGGGTTTGTTTCTGGTGGTTCCTCAGGCCGTGCTTCCGGATCCGGACCAGAACACCAGCGTCAGTAGCACCTGGGGGTTGGAGGTGCTGACGGGCACT GGTTATTTCTCAGACTCTCTGCTGTATTACGGTTACTACAGTAACCACACACTACAGAGGAAAAGCAGCTGTTATGAGTCCATGACTCCATGTGGGTCTGGACTGTCCTATAACATGCCTCTTTTTTACTTCTTCACCATCGGCGCGGTCTTCTTCGTCACCTGCATCATCCTCGTCTACAG CATGTCCAAGTCCTTCGGTCAGAGTTTTTGCATCGATAAATCTAAAGGCCTGTTGGCCATAAAGGTGTTTAGCTCGTGGGACTTTAAAGTCAGCAAGAAATCCTCCGTGAAACTCCAGCAAGCGAACATCGGCACACAGCTCAAG gagcTGGTGGCAGAAGTCAACCGCCAAGAGCTGAAGTTTCCCGTTCTCCAGCGACTGTGGCGGCTGTTCGTCCACATGCTGGCGTGGCTCATGTGTTTGGGAAGCACAGTGGGGTGTATGCTGGCTGTGTTCTACTTCTCTGAACACATGCACAAT AAAGACGTCAAAATTCGTTCTGGTTCCCTATCTAACACGAGCTCGTCTGACAGCCTGTTGCTGAAGGAGGCGAGTCTGTTGGCCGTTCCCGTCGTCGTGTCCAGCATTAATCTGCTCCTGCCGGGATTCTTCAACGCCGTGGCCTGGATGGAGGAATATGATTCTCCCAGCGTGCTCAATTACGTCTCCATCAGCAG GAACCTGCTGTTGAAAGCGAGCGTGTTGGGAGTGCTGTGCTACCATTGGCTGGGCCGCGTGGCATCGAAACCTGAGAGACTGGGCTTACAG TGCTGGGAGAGTTTCGTGGGGCAGGAACTGTACCGTTTCCTCGTGATGGACTTCATCTTCATGCTGCTGGACACTTTCTTTGGAGAGTTTCTGTGGAG GTTGTTTTCTCAGAAAGCGctgaagaggaagaggaaaccCGTGTTTGATATCGCGCGGAACGTTCTGGAGCTCATCTATGGACAGACTCTGGCCTG gttgGGCGTGTTGTTCTCACCTCTCCTTCCTGTGGTTCAGATCATTAAACTGCTGTTTCTCTTCTACATGAAGAAG GTCAGTCTGATGATGAACTGTCAGGCGTCGGGGAAGCCGTGGCGCGCCTCTCAGATGACCACCATCTTCATCACGCTGCTGTGCTTCCCGTCGTTCCTGGGCGCCGCCGTGTGTGTGACGTACACCATGTGGAC GATGAAGCCGTCGGACGGCTGCGGTCCGTTCCGCGGTCTGAGGACCATGTTCCAGGCCGGGAAGCGGTGGGTGCAGCAGCTGGCGGAGGTGAACCCCAAACTGTCCTGGCTCGTCTCGGCTCACACGTACCTGGTGGAGAACCCGTTCTTCCTCTTCCTGTGCGCCGGCATCTTCCT gaTAGTGATTTACTTCCACAGTCAGGTGGTCGACGGTCAGCGGAAGATCATCGAACTCCTTCAGGAACAGATTGAGAAT GAGGGCGAGGATAAAAAGTTTCTCATCACGCGGCTGCAGGACATCCATGAACGGAAGCGTGTCGTCTCACCGCGCCGCGTCCGAGGAGCCAGCGAG GATTCCAGTTATTCCTG